GCCGAGATGAGATCGAATTGCCGTCTGCCGACTGTTGGCTTTTCCTCACAGAGGAGATGACAGCGCTCGATAAGTACTGAACAAAACCAGCAGACAGGCTACCCTGCATCGTCGAATCGTATTACGATCGAGCCACGGATCGAGCGCGCAGACAAGAAAACGAGGGTCGAAGCCTTTAATCGGGTTCTGCATCGAGAGTGAGTATGAAGAACCTCATCATCGACGGCGATCCAGGAATCCGTAAGGATGCGATCATCGAATACGACGGAGAAGAGGTCGTCTGCTTCTCTGTCAATCGACAGGGCGACTGGCACGGTCCCGAACGAGTTCAGCTCTGGTGTACGATCGGTACCGAGGAAGAGCAGGAGACCTTCGAGCGCCGCGAGTACATTCCCATGTACCTCGAAACCGAACACACCGACGCCGAATCGATCACGGTGATCAGATCGGCCAGCGATCTCGCGGTCTAGAAACTGCAGTCGAGAACTGGATTCAGTGCACAAACTACGACTCATCACCCGATACGAGTTGTAAACCGTCGGCACTGGCATCGCGTACACAGGTCCGCAGTCAGTGGACCGAGTGATCTCTGATCACTCGTATATGAGGTAGCGCACGCGTGGCTCCGCCCCTGTCACTCGTTTTGCGCTCTATCGACGATGCGCGTACTACTTTGATTGGTACGCTTCGTTCGATATCCGTAGATAGCATTTGGATGGCCGTGAACGCCGATAGAACCGGGCGTCACGACAGCTAACAAACTAAATAATACGACGACACTAATAGACACAGTTCTCAATGTTGACGTGCTTACCATACGATTACCTACATATTACTTTTGATTGTTATGTACTGTCCAGTGATACTGTATAGGATCCTTACCTACTATAGTGATACGAAAAATACGTGTCCGTTGCCAATATGACGGCGTGTTGAATTCGTACAGTCAATGTGTTCCGAGAATAAAGCGACCGTCCACAGACGACTGCGTCGGGAAGATCGAAGACAAAGATAGCGGACAGAGTTCATCACTGGCAATAAATTTTATAGTTTTGATATATTTCCCGAAATCCAATACGTTTTTCTAACAGTAATATAATATATCTGTATGGTTCGTCCATTTATCGAATCATCCTCCAGCGCGATACTCAGATGGCGACAGCGACTGCTTCGAACGCTCATCCACACAGGCCGTCATGATTTGGTGCTCTCGGTGGGGATGACGACCGCCCTCCTGATTCCGCTACTGGCCAAACCAGTGGCTGCCCAAGTTGGCGTCTCAGAAGCCGGCCAAGTGCTGTGTTCTGGATCGTTCAACATCGCTCAGATCCTAACGGTCGGATTAGGGCTGCTGTCGATGTATTTCATCTTCAAGGGTCTCATACGGATGATGCAAGGGCTCGACAACGCCGGTGCAACGACACTCTCGGTCCCAGAGATCGAAGACGAAGTCTACGATACCCCCCAAGAGTACGGACACCAGCAAGCGCGAGGGGGAATCTACTCAATCGCTGCGGCCCTTCTTCCTTCGATCGTTCCCGCATTTCTCGCCGTTGCCGGGATTGACGTCATCGCCTGCCTCTTTCCGTGAACCACAGAACAGACACCGACAGCAGATAGAATCCTCACGCGCGCTTGGAACGGATATGTTCACTCCACCATCGCTTCTCATTGTCTCGTCTTGAGCAGCGCTGATCGGATCATCATTACTGACGCCGTATAAGACGCCATTGAACATTCACAATTTTTGTCATCTATAGATCACAGTCGACATCCGTAAGAACGGTACCCCGAGGAAGGGGCCGCCACGCAGCCTGCGAAGTGATGGTCGACTACACAGCTGGATGGGAATGGGTAGTGAGGTGGCGGCCCACAGCTCGCAACTCGATCGATTGTCGCCCGACCGGCGACAGAAGGTTCTATTATCGGGGATACAAAAGTTGTTCGGGAGTCTCTAATCCTGCTTTGATCGCCACTGTTGGTTTTTCAACTCTCTCCTGATCGCTGCGTCTCTACAGCCGACGAAACGGCTGTCAGGTCTCGGTAGTGATGAATACGAAACCAGTCGCGTACCGATGTACTGACATACGATTGATAAAACTAGAGTCATTGTCATGAAGGAAAGTTATACATAATTAAGTTACCCGAGCAGAGAGATCGGATCGATCCGTCGTTACGGAATATTACTACCTCCATAATCAGGATTAAGGGGTGTCTATCGAGAGTGGAAAACGCACTGCTGAGGAAGAATGCGGGCTAATCATCCAATATAGTCAGAATTGAAGGGTCAGCGTATTCAGACATGTATCGGTGTTGTAGAGACGAATTTCGATCGTCTATGACTCTGATAGCTATCGAAACGGTTTGCAACGAAGGATCGACAGTGCAACAGAACGGAACGACTTGACGGCTTTAATAGCTAACCCCGGGGCAGTATTCATATGGAAGTTAAAACGGTCGAGGAGACGTCGTTATCCTTAAGGAAGATAACGACACATGCGACAATAGCTGGTATTCTCGTCATCGGATTTTTGATGCCCTCCTTTTTCATAGAGGGGTACGGGAGTATCCTCAACACAGTATTACTGATTGTGTTAGTTGGACTTGTAGGACGAACACTGCTGTCGGCATTGCTAGCGTTCTCACGGAGAGACCCACCGGAAATCGATGACGACGAGACACTCCCAACAGTGTCGGTCGTGATTCCGGCATACAACGAAGCACCGGTGCTTCCTGATACGATCGAGGCTTGCAAGCGCGTTG
The nucleotide sequence above comes from Halocatena marina. Encoded proteins:
- a CDS encoding HAH_0734 family protein, which codes for MKNLIIDGDPGIRKDAIIEYDGEEVVCFSVNRQGDWHGPERVQLWCTIGTEEEQETFERREYIPMYLETEHTDAESITVIRSASDLAV